In one window of Lynx canadensis isolate LIC74 chromosome A3, mLynCan4.pri.v2, whole genome shotgun sequence DNA:
- the MC3R gene encoding melanocortin receptor 3, with the protein MNASCCLPSVHPTLPNGSEHPASPAFGNQSGSGFCEQVFIKPEVFLALGIVSLLENILVILAVVKNGNLHSPMYFFLCSLAAADMLVSVSNALETVMIAVVNSNALALGDRLIQHMDNVFDSLICISLVASICNLLAIAVDRYVTIFYALRYHSIMTARKALAWIAAIWVSCGVCGVVFIIYSESKMVIVCLITMFFAMLLLMGALYVHMFLFARLHVQRIAALPPADGAAPPQHSCMKGAVTITILLGVFICCWAPFFLHLVLIITCPTNPYCVCYTAHFNTYLVLIMCNSIIDPLIYAFRSLELRTTFKEILCSCNGMDLG; encoded by the coding sequence ATGAACGCCTCGTGCTGCCTGCCGTCTGTGCACCCAACGCTGCCCAACGGCTCCGAGCACCCTGCCAGCCCTGCCTTCGGCAACCAGAGCGGCAGCGGGTTCTGCGAGCAGGTCTTCATCAAGCCCGAGGTCTTCCTGGCGCTGGGCATCGTCAGCCTGCTGGAAAACATCCTGGTCATCCTGGCTGTGGTCAAGAACGGCAACCTGCACtcgcccatgtacttcttcctctgcAGCCTGGCGGCGGCGGACATGCTGGTGAGCGTGTCCAACGCCCTGGAGACTGTCATGATCGCCGTCGTCAACAGCAACGCCCTGGCCCTCGGCGACCGGCTCATCCAGCACATGGACAACGTCTTCGACTCCCTGATCTGCATCTCGCTGGTAGCTTCCATCTGCAACCTCCTGGCCATCGCCGTGGACAGGTACGTCACCATCTTCTACGCGCTCCGCTACCACAGCATCATGACCGCGCGGAAGGCCCTCGCCTGGATCGCGGCCATCTGGGTGAGCTGCGGGGTCTGTGGCGTGGTGTTCATCATCTACTCCGAGAGCAAGATGGTCATCGTGTGCCTCATCACCATGTTCTTCGCCATGCTGCTCCTCATGGGCGCCCTCTACGTGCACATGTTCCTCTTCGCCCGGCTGCACGTCCAGCGCATCGCGGCACTGCCGCCCGCCGACGGGGCGGCCCCGCCGCAGCACTCGTGCATGAAGGGGGCTGTGACCATCACCATCCTGCTGGGGGTGTTCATCTGCTGCTGGGcccccttcttcctccacctcGTCCTCATCATCACCTGCCCCACCAACCCCTACTGCGTCTGTTACACCGCCCACTTCAACACCTACCTGGTCCTCATCATGTGCAACTCCATCATCGACCCGCTCATCTACGCCTtccggagcctggagctgcgTACCACCTTTAAGGAGATTCTCTGCAGCTGCAACGGCATGGACCTGGGCTAG